Genomic window (Saccharothrix australiensis):
TTGACAGCGTGCTGTCAAAATGACATGATACTGTCATGACACCGCAGACGGTCCACCTCGCGCTCTACGACACGCTCGCCGACTGGGAGTTCGGCTACGCCACCGCGCGGCTCAACGACCCGCAGTTCCAGCGCGAGCCCGGCCGCTACCGGGTGCGGACCGTCGCCGAGACGCTCGACCCGGTCACCACGAAGGGCGGCGTGCGGATGCTGCCCGACCTGCTCCTGTCCGACCTCGACCCGGCCGACAGCGCGATGCTGGTCCTGCCGGGCGCGGACACCTGGCTCGACGGCGGCAACGCGGCGTTCGGCGCGGCGGCCCGGCGCTGGCTCGACGCCGGCGTGCCGGTCGCGGCCATCTGCGGCGCGACCGTCGGCCTGGCCGC
Coding sequences:
- a CDS encoding DJ-1/PfpI family protein produces the protein MTPQTVHLALYDTLADWEFGYATARLNDPQFQREPGRYRVRTVAETLDPVTTKGGVRMLPDLLLSDLDPADSAMLVLPGADTWLDGGNAAFGAAARRWLDAGVPVAAICGATVGLAAEGLLDDRPHTGNAVEELSTAAAYAGAAHFSTERAVRAGGLITAGGASALEFGREILAELDVYEPAVLDAWYGLFRTGDPEWFGKLVAAVS